GGGGCTCCTGTGCTGAGCCCGATAGAGCTTCTGCTGGCTTTTTCCCTGGACGCCGTTGTGGGCGATCCGAAGTGGCTGCCGCACCCTGTGCGGCTAATCGGGAAGGCTGTAGAGAAGGGCGAGGAGTTATTGCGGAATAAAATGGACGGGAAGGCTGGAGGCGTGGTGCTTGCGGCAGGGATAGTAGTTACAACGTTTGTCGTCATGCACTTCCTGGTTCTTTTGCTGAGAGCGCCCTCAAGCGGATATATGAAGCTTATTGGCTCAATGGCCGTTGTCTTTCTTGCCTCCACCACGCTTGCCCTAATGGGGCTCATCGGCTCGGTGCGCGACGTTTACATGGCCGGCAACATTGAGGAGGCGAGACTCAGGCTCTCACACATAGTGGGACGTGACACCGGGGACCTCGGCGAGGACGGGGTGCGCAGGGCGGCCATCGAGACCCTTGCCGAGAACACATCCGACGGCGTGGTAGCACCGCTATTCTACCTCGCTCTTGGAGGCGTGCCCCTCGCCATGGCGTACAAGGCTGTGAACACGCTCGACTCGATGGTGGGCTACAGGAATGAGCGATACATGGAGTTCGGCTGGGCCTCGGCGAGGCTGGACGACCTCCTGAATTACATCCCCGCCCGTCTTACGGGGCTTTTGATAGTCGCGGCGGTATTTGTGCTTTCCGGTTTCAGCAAAGAGGAGGCCCTGCGTGCCTTCAAGGTGATGCTCAGCGACGGGCGCAAACATACGAGCCCCAATGCCGGCTATCCCGAGGCGGCGATGGCCGGGGCACTGAACGTGCGCCTCGGCGGCCCTTCGACCTATGGCGGAAATTTGATAGAAAAGCCCCTGATATTCGCCACGGGCAGTGCGGACTACGGCAGCGCGGGGCCATATGCTCTCAAGATAACTTTTGCCGCCTCGGCCCTTGGCGTTTTCGCGGCCGCTTGCGGCCTTCTCTGGTGGGGAGCATGAGCCACGGCGGCGATGTGTACAGGATTGCCGAACGGCTTGGCGTTCCCGAAAGAAGGGTGATGGATTTCAGCGCGTCGATAAATCCGCTTGGGATGCCTAAGTCCTCAATCAAGGAGATAAAGAAAGCGATGAGCTCTCTCGGAAACTATCCGGACCTCGATGCCGGTATCTTTGCCTTGAAGGTGAGCGACCGCTTCGGCCTTGAGCCAGGGCGCGTGCTCGTTGGAAACGGAAGCACCGAGCTCATCTATCTCATCCTCCGCGCGCTCAGTCCGCACAGGGTCCTCGTCACCTCCCCGGCATTTTCCGAATATGAGCGGGCCTCGCGGGCGGCTGGGGCGAAGGTCTTTTTCCTTAAGGTCAAAAGAAAAAACGGCTATAGGATAGAGCCCTGTGAGTACATAAATGCTATGAAGGGAGCCGACCTCGCGTTCCTGTGCAACCCCAACAACCCCACGGGCGATGTGCTGGAGCGCGATGAAGTCATGGAGGTTGCCAAAAGCGCCCGGAGGGAAAAGTGTCTTCTTGTCGTGGACGAGGCTTTTATCGACTTCGTGCCCGGGGCCTCGGTGCTCGGGGTAAGGGACAACCCCTATCTGATAGTGCTTCGTTCCATGACAAAATTTTACGCCATGGCGGGCTTGAGGCTTGGTTTCGGATACTTCCCGGCGGGGGTTGCCGGAAGGTTAAGGGCGTTCAAGGAGCCCTGGAGCGTAAACACACTGGCCGAGCGCGCGGGGGCCGCCGCGCTGGACGACACCAAACATGCACGCATGACCTTTGAACTCATGGATGCCGAGAAACGTTACCTTGAAAAACGGTTGGGCAAAATTGGGCTCAAGTACTATCCTTCGCGGGTGAACTTCTATCTGATTGAGACCGGCAGGGCCAATGAAGTCGTCTCGGGTTTGTTAGATAAGCGGTTGCTCGTCAGGGACTGCTCGAATTTCAGGGGCTTGGGAAATGGGCACATCCGGATCGCAGTGAGGTCGAGAAGGGATAATGCGATGCTTCTGAACGGGCTTTCAGATGTGCTTTGATGCGAAGGAAGGCTTCCCCCAATGCTGCCCAAGGGAAGTCAAGACTGATAGGCATTCAGAAACAATAGGGACAAGTACATTTTTGAAGGCACTAACTTTTAAACCTTCTCAAACGGCATCATAAATTGTCTCCCCCTGAAAAAGTCTGCCCTTCTGAGTTAAAATCTTATATGGGTGATTTCAAACTCACAACTTCATTTACCCCAAAGGGAGACCAGACAAAGGCAATAAAAAGCCTTACGGAAGGTATAAGAAAGGGTATCGGGCATCAGGTTCTGCTTGGAGTTACAGGCTCTGGAAAGACATTCACCATAGCCAATGTCATTGCAAATGTGAATATGCCAGCCTTGGTAATAGCCCATAACAAGACCCTTGCCGCACAGCTTTATGGCGAGTTCAAAGAGCTTTTCCCTGAAAACAGGGTTGAGTTCTTCGTAAGCTACTACGACTACTACCAGCCCGAGGCATATATTCCCCAGACCGACACATATATAGAGAAAGACGCACTCATAAACGACGACATAGACAGGATGAGACATTCTGCAACAATGTCTACACTTGAAAGAAAAGACACAATAGTTGTTGCCTCTGTGTCATGTATATACGGTATTGGCTCTCCACAGGACTATATGGACATGCATCTTCACCTTGAGGAGGGCATGCACACAAAAAGAGATGACATCCTAAGAAGGCTCGTTGAGATGCAGTATGAAAGAACAGATTCTGACCTCAAAAGAGGGACATTCAGGGTAAGGGGTGATATCGTGGAGGTCTTCCCTTCGTTTTCCTCTGACAGATGTATTAGAGTCGACTTCTTCGGAGATGACATAGATAGCCTAAAGGAGTTTGACCTGCTTGCAGGTGAAAGGATAAAACGCATCGAGAGGGTCTCGTTATTCCCAAACAGCCACTGGATAACCCCAATGGAAAGGCTTGAGCCTGCACTTAAAAACATAGAGCATGAGCTTGAACTGCACATAGAGGCTCTCCTCAAGCAGGGCAGAACCCTCGAGGCACAGAGGGTTGAGCAAAGGACAAGGTTTGACCTTGAGATGCTCAGAGAATTCGGATACTGTCATGGCATAGAGAATTACTCAAGACACTTAAGCGGAAGGGCACAGGGTGAGCCTC
This sequence is a window from Nitrospirota bacterium. Protein-coding genes within it:
- the cobD gene encoding cobalamin biosynthesis protein CobD, whose amino-acid sequence is MLSPIELLLAFSLDAVVGDPKWLPHPVRLIGKAVEKGEELLRNKMDGKAGGVVLAAGIVVTTFVVMHFLVLLLRAPSSGYMKLIGSMAVVFLASTTLALMGLIGSVRDVYMAGNIEEARLRLSHIVGRDTGDLGEDGVRRAAIETLAENTSDGVVAPLFYLALGGVPLAMAYKAVNTLDSMVGYRNERYMEFGWASARLDDLLNYIPARLTGLLIVAAVFVLSGFSKEEALRAFKVMLSDGRKHTSPNAGYPEAAMAGALNVRLGGPSTYGGNLIEKPLIFATGSADYGSAGPYALKITFAASALGVFAAACGLLWWGA
- a CDS encoding threonine-phosphate decarboxylase; translated protein: MSHGGDVYRIAERLGVPERRVMDFSASINPLGMPKSSIKEIKKAMSSLGNYPDLDAGIFALKVSDRFGLEPGRVLVGNGSTELIYLILRALSPHRVLVTSPAFSEYERASRAAGAKVFFLKVKRKNGYRIEPCEYINAMKGADLAFLCNPNNPTGDVLERDEVMEVAKSARREKCLLVVDEAFIDFVPGASVLGVRDNPYLIVLRSMTKFYAMAGLRLGFGYFPAGVAGRLRAFKEPWSVNTLAERAGAAALDDTKHARMTFELMDAEKRYLEKRLGKIGLKYYPSRVNFYLIETGRANEVVSGLLDKRLLVRDCSNFRGLGNGHIRIAVRSRRDNAMLLNGLSDVL